The Sparus aurata chromosome 14, fSpaAur1.1, whole genome shotgun sequence region tttttccataGTGTCCTTAAAATGGCCAAAAGCCTCCGGAGCAagtggaagaggaagatgagagcagagaagaggaagaaaaacgcCCCCAAGGAGCTGGCGCGTCTGAAACAAGCTCTGAGTCTGGATAAGAAAGGAGAAGCTATCATGACTGATGTGCAGGAGATCGCCACTGTGGTGCCAGCTGACAAGATCAAGAAGCAGAAAGATGTGGAGATTGGTGAAGTGGAGGGTGACGGTGAGTGAGAGATTGAATACATATTATTTATTGCCAGTTTGGTCTGTATTTAAAGCGCATTCTAAGCCCTTTTGTTGTAGATTTAGATCCATCACCACTGTGTTACTTCTGTTTGTCCTATTGACAGTGTTTGCaggtaagagtaaaaaaaaaaaaaataataacaaggTAATCATTATCTTTTACAGAGGGGAAGATGGACATGGACAGCAAGCGCAGCAAGAAAACTCTGTTGGACGACAACGGTCAGTACCCTGTGTGGATGAATCAACGACAGGCCAAGAAACTGAAAGGCAAACGGATGGGAAAGAAAGGCGGACAGGGCAGTAAGAAGAAGGGTATCGCCTGGTGAACAAGAGGGAAGAAACTTTGCCTCAAAGACTTctgatgcagacacacaggacTGTGAAAGTTCTGctgttttaacttttttctgTTCAATGGATTACAAGATTCATGGCTGTGCCACAGAGCCTGCTACTGTAAAGTAATTCACTGATGGTAGATGTTTGTTCTTATGGAACAGCAGCTTCATTTCCAAGTTTTAAGACGGTAAGACTTGTCTGCCTTTAGCTTGTTCATTCATACATCACAGTAATGCAGGTGATTGTCATATGTTCTACTACAGTTTAAgtattgtttattattcaagtctTTTGTCTTATACCATTTAAGACTGGGCAATACAATTACAATCAATATTACTGG contains the following coding sequences:
- the llph gene encoding protein LLP homolog, producing MAKSLRSKWKRKMRAEKRKKNAPKELARLKQALSLDKKGEAIMTDVQEIATVVPADKIKKQKDVEIGEVEGDEGKMDMDSKRSKKTLLDDNGQYPVWMNQRQAKKLKGKRMGKKGGQGSKKKGIAW